acattgaaGCATGTAAaactattctagtagacccccaaaataaaatgatgaaccTTTAAATGAGCATAACATGGGCTCTTTTAAACTCTTAATAAAGATAAAGTGACTTTATCCAAAACAATCCCTCAGACACTTCCCCATATGTATTTCTCATTTGAAAATATCTGAAATAGCATGTACAGTCATTTTTGTGTCATTTATGATTGTCTTTTTTAATCAGTGACAATATGCATTTGCAATAGTACAACTATGTTGTAAAATCCCAGAGGAAAATTACTGCTAAGAAGTTGATATTTTATCACTCAGGAGATAAATGGAGTTCTCAAttatgtttaaaggggtcatggcatgaggaatcacatttctcttgatcttttgacatataagaggtcattatactataaaaacatactataagtttcagaactcaaaacttccccctgcaaaaagagcattaattgaaaccaagctgccacatgactcattctctacttcctccacattgtgatgtcacactgtagtagacatttgcatctgaccggcTCCACAACTAAACATCAATGCCGACTTGACCTTTAATCAATTCCATAGCACCGCCGATTACTGGTGAGTAGTGAATGGCAAGTAGAGAGAGCAGGTCattcaagagcagagagccaataaTAACAGAGGGCGTTTACTcacaagtcttaaaggagaaacagcaccaaaaccaagcgtttctgacagaggtacagaatgagggtggaaaatggtcatgttttacaaatatatgactacggtaatattataatttaacctcaaggaacattaaaatagtaatacaaaaggaatgtcatgacccctttaagtatcaactttgtctcatgtTTCTGTTTAAATTCCTTTGaagaaataataacaaatgatacaattgttgacatacaataagtgtatagagctataaaattatAATGGGGATAAATAGCTCAGATAATTAGGTTTTGGAATAAGAAATGTTTTAGTTCATAtttaaatctctgacttttgattacaGACTTTGGTATCAAATGATGGACATTGTTGAGGTCCCTTCTAAAACTAGAGGAGACACAAGTGAGATCACTGGTGTCTTTTTCTCCTTTTCCTCCTGCTTTCAAAGAGGAAACAAAAAGATTTTAACAAGATCTAATTTGGGGTTTTATTTCCTATGGGATATCATCCAACTTTGCTTTcagatgtacacagctgtgaaacGGGCTGGACTAAGTTTCAGGGCAACTGTTATTTGCACATGTCGGAGAGATTGACCTGGGTGGATGCTGAGCAGCACTGTCGAGACTTAAATGCTCACCTGGTTAGCATTACCACTCCAGAGGAGCAATCCTTCTTCAACTGTGAGTGTCATTTATGTGtccatgtgtgcatgtgtttatctACTTAAGTGTTTGCTGTGTTTCTGATTACAAGTAATCCTCCTTTTATTGTAACAGCATATGCACAAGACTATCAGTGGATTGGATTGAATGATAAAACAGTGGAAAATGACTTCCGCTGGTCAGATGGGACCCCGCTGGTAAGCTTGCTGACAAATTTTTATCGAAATAATAGAGCTATTTGGTGCTGTGTGAATTAAGgcctgatttgttttttttttttacctatttttcTGCTTAGCAATATGAGAACTGGAGGCCTTACCAGCCTGACAATTATTTCAAATCTGGTGAAGACTGTGTTGTAATGATCTGGCATGAAAATGGCCAATGGAATGACGTGCCTTGCAACTACCTCCTACCTTTCACATGTAAAACAGGACCAGGTATGCACCCCACCAAGCGTAAATGAATAtggttgttccaaaccatatgactttctttcatctgtgggacacagaagtacatttttaaagtctTCAGACGGTTTACGTTCCACACTGTTAGTGAAGAGGGACTATGTATCATGCACAAAAGAGTACAAAAAAGCTCTTAAAAAAGCATCGTAAGTCAAACCTCATTGGTCATGACGTCATGTCACACGTGATaaaaaccaatgaggtttgattttACCAATGTAGCCGCCATATTTGCTTTATctttatatatacactgatctgccacaacattaaaacaactgaCAGGTGAAGCGAAGGAAGTTGGAAGCAggaaggatctgagcgactttgacaagtgccaaattgtgatggctagtcgactgggtcagagcatctccaaaaccgCAGGTCTTGTGAGCTGTTctcggtatgcagtggttagaacctaccaaaagtggtccaaagaAGGTGAACAActggtgaaccggcgacagggtcatgggcgcccaaggctcattgatgcgcgtgAGGAGTGAAGGCTAGCCTGTTTGttccaatcccacagaagagctactgtagcacaaactgctgaaaaacttaatgacggctatgatagaaaggtgtcagaacacacagtgcatcgcagcttgctgcatttggggctgcgtagccgcagaccgctcagagtgcccatgatgacccctgtccaccaccgaaTGCGCcgacaatgggcacgtgagcatcagaactggaccatggagcaatagaagaaggtggcctggtctgatgaatcaagtTTTCTTTTGGATCATGTGGATGGCTGGGTCTgtgtgcatcatttacctggggaacagatggcagcaggatgcaccatgggaagaacgCAGGGctggcagaggcagtgtgatgttctgggcaatgttctgctgggaaaccttgggtcctgcctttcatgtggatgttactttgacacgtaccacctaccaaAAGATTGTTGTagaccatgtttatttgcaaattttttaacATATGCTAATCAGAACATGACACGAACATGTGTTACgtttttgcattcaaaacactagatggagcgcaaatccgaactaaggaatctcaagatgtgttcttctaagtattaaactgtatttaacttgatgcagtgacctaaaaatgttacgTTTCTGacagtaaaatacatttgaaatatttaaagataacaatttataattatttcatcactatatattgaattattgttatatgaggggctttctcagctaatatttgtatatgcgattaattgggacaccatgtaattaattagattaaaaataaatatgtatatttgctTTACTTTTTTAATGTTGTATCACATCAGAATATTTGGAATATAGGGCATGAGTCATATCAATTATTTTACTGTGGTCCTTTTTCAGACCAGAGTCACTGTTCattgtaaaaaattacttttgtgttccaccgaagataaaaagtaatttgggttttGAGCGACGTGGGGTGGGGTgtgctgaattttcattttgaggtgaactattccttttaaatccATCATTTCAATTGATAACTTAATGTCCTCTTTTAGTATCATGTGACCAACCTCCTAAAGTGGAGAATGCCAGGATGTTTGGAAACAAGAAAGAACGTTACCAAGTCAATTCCATTATCAGATACCAGTGTAACGAAAACTTCACACAGCGCCACCCACCTGTGATCCGCTGTATGGCAGATGGACAGTGGCAGAAGCCACAAGTGGAATGCATAGCCAGTAAGTTACTTGGGTATTGCCATGAGTCTTTTAAATGCATAGATTATTAATTAATATCTTCTATGctttttattaaaagtatttgttTTGGCAAATCTATGATATCAAGAAATCCCTAAATATTAAAGACAGTTTaatgggtttaatacaagttgagcttagttgacagcatttatggcataatgttgactacaacaaaaattatttctgacttttccaaaaaaaaaaaaagaacaaaaaaaaagaagcaaatatctgggcacttacaatggatatCAATGGTGCCAatccgtaaactttaaaatacactttattttaaaaggacagccacaagacataaacaatgtgcgtGTATCATGATTTCAATGTGCTAAAATcccatactaaccttttctgggtaaagttatagccaattttacaactttgttgccatgatgatgtaatgtcaacaaaccctaaaatgaggatttaagcaactttacagctcaaataaaacatgagttttaaaaaaagaattaacgtaagtacttttataaaattataatcttctcatttctgtcttttaaaccctccaagaattggccccattcacttccattgtaagtgccttgtaTTGAgtctgtaatattcctttaatcacatTCTAATCTAACCTAATttctaaagaaaatatatattcatgTCATGTCTTTTGCAGTAATGCCTTTAAACTTTATTGTTTGTACATTGTTGTATGAGGAGTACTGACatcatttattttgtctttgtaGAGATCAACACAAGGCCGCCAAAGAAATCCACAGCTCATCACTCACATAAAGCTAATAGCACAACATTGGAGAAGCGTCTTTAAGAAGATTTGATAGAGAtgaggatttgttttttttaaacagttcagGTTTTAGATTTATTTTCCAAGCACCTGAGTTATCAAGCATATATACCTGATTAAAAAGTGTAAGTGCCTATTTTGTATATATTGCTGCCCCCTAACATATTAGGTCACTATATTTTAAATTTCAGTTCTTGGCCTTTAGCCATGATGCAGTACAACTCACTATCTCATCACTGCAACAAAAGATGAGACCAATAGATCAAAGACCACCAGCATTCTTAAAGATGTCTGTACATATTTTCTGAAGGCTTTTCTTTTGGACTGGCTAGTGTTATATGGTGAAACAGCACCGAGGTGCCCAGACCTTTCTCTATGAAGGCCTTTTTGTCAGTGCCAGTAAGCAAAATTTTATGGATGATAACGGAGGTCATGAAATGTGAAGCATTGTTTTTATCTATAGTTTCTGGAGAGGAGTTAGAACCTAGAAAACTCTATAGCCATAAAAgatgtttacaaaaataaattatttaaccaggcagatgaaaaaaacaaacaaacaacttgcACAAGGATGTCATTAATTTATGTCTGAGTAGGACATCATAATGTGAAATGAGATCTATTTATTGATTTCTCACAACACAGCACAAAGTACATCCATCTTTGACTGGGCATGCCCATCTTTTTTCATGTTTAATCACAAaagccatatactgtatattttaaacagcattagaTCTAGGTATCCAAATCCAGTCAGATTATGAATGTAATCCAACCATTGAAATGTACTTGTATGTTACATAGTATCTGTGTTTTCCCAAGACTGTGCAGGGCATAGTCTACACTACATGGGGACACGAATGACCCTGGATCAGATAACAgctattattttctaataagcttAATAAGCGTTCTTAGTTCAGATAGAACTATTAATGACAAGTGccttgtaaatattttgttttttgcctGTTTCTGTTCTGAAACCTCTTGGCGCTTTTGTCTTCTTGAAAAGTACAAGAGGCTGTGCCTCTTTCATCCTAAtgtcagaatacatttttttttttaaggactaTAGCTTTATTTTTTATCTGACGATGACGATTGCAGTATACACTGCAGAAGAACATGCACAAAATTTTCCTTATCAAGCAAATAGAAATCTTAGAAAGAAATAGAGACTTGTGGCATAGAAGTCCCACCTTTTTTCATGTACTGTTGAAGGTGACGTGTTATCCTTCGTGCCATACATGACTATGCCTTTAAGACTTCCTAAATGCTGACAGTGCCGTCTTGAGGTCATATTGAGGGGGATCTGGAGTTTTTGGATGAGTGACAAAGTGAACCcataagaaaataaatgaagacCTGTTGTTGTCTTCTAAGCTGTTTTCACTTCTGTGAAACAGTGTAAATTTAGCCAAAAAATGTCTTCAGGCAAACTTTGTGTTTGAATAATTGTATTAAAGCAAATGCAACAACTTTcccaataaacaattaaatacataatttttaacaggtctaaTTTGTGTGTTGGCCAGTCTAGTGTCACACAGACCAAGATTCAAGAGCAACATTTGTAATAGCTGTACAGAGCACTTGTATTGCAGTATACAGGTAATGGATGGAAAGAAACGGTTTTAACCTCACACAGCCCAGTctagaaatgtattttgaattaGTACTGAGTAaataacattcctttaaaaaattaCAGATGATAATGTTTGCTTAATTGGGTGGAGTCGAAAGAATGAATAGCCTTATGACTGAATGGACCCTTCACCTATTTCTCCCCAATTGCCTAGAGAGCCTGGTTGTGTATAGCCAGGAAGCTCTTACCTACCGTAGAGCCCTCCTCTGGTCGATTTAAAGCATGACATTAGCACTTTGGTGTGTAACTGTAGCTAACAagtgtaaaaaaactaaaaacaaacaaataaatgacacTGCAATTGATACAATAATACACCATACTGACCATTTTTTTACTCATCAACAGccaacaaaaaatttaattttgataaCATGTTGATGTAAAAATTTCTCCTTAACTCTACTGTGTCATAATGCATGCATGTAATTATGTTAACTGTAGTAAAATATAGTAagaatttagaaaataaattaattttgataatGACAGTTTAATTGTCTCAGATCAAGGGATCAAACATACAATATTAAAATGTGCTATAAAAATGTTGATCTCTTATGCACAACTTCCTTTTCTGTGTGAGTATTTGGGTTTAATTAGCTATTTTATGGGGACACAAGTGTTCCCAGAAGTTGGCTGAATCtaaccaaataaaaaattattaataaataatgtttttgattattattattattattattattattctaaaaagaGGGTTTGGGTTTTTCTGTAGAAAGTATCATTagcatatatacagtgtatatatatatatatatatatatatatatatatatatatatatatgtatacacacacgcacgctcacacacacacacaaacaatagaagtctatggtttGTCCTTATTTGAAAAGGTTTGTGTCTCCCAGCTATGTCTATAAAACACACCTGGGAAATCAGTGAGATTAGGAAATGTTAAATGAACTAAAAGACGATACAAAACGCAAAGGTCATTCCTACTGGCTGTGCCTGGAACTCCTTCTTGATATACAGTATAGCTGTATTAGTTGTGTCATCACAAAACAATATATGTGCTGCCTTGCAGATCTCACTTTGgaatgaagataaacatcattGTAAAATACATGATTAAGagtggcttaaaggaatattccgggtcaatatacaagttgagctcaatcgacagcatttgtggcataatgttgattaccacaaaaacagtTTCAACTCGTCCCCCACCTTTTTgttgaaaaagcaaaaatcgaggtaaaAGTGTCATTTGTCACAGTGTCAGTGtcattcacttacaatggaagttgtaaagttgtttaagtgagctgtaaagttgtttaaatagttgtaCAATCATTTACGacgttatgtcgtcatggcaacgaagcagtaaaattggataaaacaccacacagaaaaggttagtaagcacacatattgtttgtcttgtggctatacatttgaaacagttaGAACATTTAtggtttggccccattcactttccttgtaagtgcctcacttatgAAGAAAAGAAGGGAAgtctaaatgaatttttgtggtactcaacattataccacaaatggtgTCGATTGAGCCAAACTTGcattgaacacaaaatattcctttataatTTCCCTTCTGAAAAGTCTATTATTGAAAACTAGAAAGAAACACAATAATCAAGGAATTCAATGAATGACTGAGATAAATATCCACAGGAGTCTCTGATcccattgtaattatttttagatAAGTGTAGCAATAATAGTCAAAAGTGATGTGGAAACAAGAGGTTCTTGTCATTACACATGTCATATGATCTCATTACATGTTTTAATGTACTGAAAACTAGAATCATGATTTATATGACCAGCTGTACGTATTAACAGTTAACCAAACATCCAGTTTAGTCAAGAGCACTCTTGACCAGTATTAGGTTCTAGTTCTATAGTATTGAGGTTCCAGTCAGTGAAAAGTCATACATCACAGTCCAAATGTGATTAACTTTATCTGGCACTGTAGCAATACACTCCATGCTTTTGTCTTGAAGAAGGGAATCCAAAGCTACGAACTCCAGGCTCTGTAGGGCCACAATTTGCTCGTGGATTAGTAATGGGATAGCGTATACTTCCATCAGCAAGCCAACCAGCATCGCACCGGTCTAACCTCATGAACTTCCAAGCTGCATACAAATGACCCACTTTGGCGATTGAGGCTCCATCCTCAATGCAGGCCTGCACTGCTTCAGTGAAATTGAGCTTTTGAGGGTGTTGAAGGTAATACACTTTCCCTAAAAAAGAAAAGTAGTGAGTCTAGAGGACATATACTCAAGTGCAAATGATCTCacatataataaatatgatatgtttAATAGGAAGTGACTTATGTCATGGAAATGATCTATGAATAGTAAAAAGAACAGCTGTTCACCCCTGAGAAAGGAGGAGAAACAGAACACATCATAATGGTTCAGGCGCCGGTGTCTTGAACCGTAGCTGCGAATACCAGGGTTCAAGTTAAGACCTCCACAAGCCTGTCGTGGTTGAGTGATGGGGTAATGCACTGTCCCATCTGCCAGCCAGCCGGCATTGCACCAGTCTAGTCCCTCTTGCCAGGCTGAGACCAACTGTTTGAATGTAGCCACAGTTGAGTCTTGTCCTTCACATGCCTTTTGGGCTTCAGTAAATGTGAGACGGTAGTGGCCAAAAGGAGGCTGATAGGGATACACCACACCTGAAACACATCCAGTCAGATTAAGATCAAATAAAACCCATAGCCTTGATCTGTGATGATATACCTAAATTAGGTTTCACATATGCCATTTGAGTCTAAGAAGAACATGACTTAAGGTAAGTAGTGCGCCAACCTCTTAATTCCAGATCTACTGTTGAGCTTTCATCTTCAAGACCATCAATGACTTCACAACGGTATTGTCCGCTGTCATTCAGGTTCACATGAGTGATGATCAAGGAGATATCTCCAGGAGCTTCCTGCTGAAGAAAGACCCGATCCTTAAAGTCCCTGAAGCTACGCTGGCGGTCACCAATGGCAACCAGAACATCTGATTCCTGTGCCTCAGGGGATGGGAACCAAGACCACTTTACCCTGACCTGGCGAGGGCCGCTCACAGGTGGTTCATACCAGTACCAGCAGGGAAGAGTAACATTACTTCCACTCATGGCAAACACAGAGTGAACTTCAGATGCAACCTTGAGTTTTACACCAGTGAACCAGTGAACTGCCATCAGAAAAGACATAATGTTAAAGTATGCTACAAAGTTGGTAAGAGCTGTGCAAAAGCGCCATTAGATCATACCATCTCCATTATTTTCTCTTAAGATGTCTTGATAGAAGAATCCATTGGAGAATTTGATTTCTGCTGGACGAGTGAGCAGCGCATTCATGAGGATTAACAGTAGGGGATGTAGAACTGCCATTTGGAATAGTGTTTTTCTGTATGAGGGGCATGAATAATAGTTCataataaaaatcacaattaaaaaaagagaacaaaaaagatgcatctacacctacatttcagatctgcattttGTGACTGAAGGTGAGGGTGAATTTctagtgcttgctgccatctactggaatTAAATAAGACTTTTCAGTGAGAGAGTGTTCAGAACCGGaatttgttgcaaaaaaaaaaaactttgtttaacATAAGATTCTAAATGCATACAATATTTATGAATACTACAGTATTTCTGAAAAAATTAGACAATTTATTTGCCATAAGTTCACATGATGTGTGAATGGTGAACTTTTAAATTTGATTGTGAATAATTGAGGGCAGCACTCAATTGCACTTGCACTGAGGATGTACCTGTATGCTATTTTAGAATATTGgttataatgtaaaaatgtgacaAAGTTTAGTAGATTAATTATATTCTCATATTTGTTCATTCCAACACCAAAAAATGACCAAAGCAACCATAGCTAccaccaaaataccatagttcatTATCAAAATATGGTGATAAGCATGTCTCTTCAATTTTCAGTCATGAAACATATTTCTAATAGTCAAGAAACCCCATTTAAAAGTAATCTTTCTATTACCTAACCTTTTATTACATAATATGATATTTACTCCATATTGTTTTACACattgtttagaaaatatttctaaacagttatttatgtttatttttttactcattttgtttTCTCAGGTCAAGCATTATTTCAAGGTCTGACAAgtttgcaaaaaaagaaaaaagaaagaaaaacaaaataagtaattaataatttaaataattaaaaagaatgTTTTATAAAAGAAGTTCGAGGAGGAAGAGGCTGCACAAATGTGCATTTCATGATGTTTCTCACCATGTTGAAAAAGtgaataatttacatttgaaCTGTATTTGTTTTTACACGGTTCATTGGTGTTACATTGTTTAATGTCCATTTGAAAgatttttattgaagaaaaaaaatatttatgatttattgattttattctgaTCAGTGGTGGATGTTTTGTAACGCTATTGACACATCTTTTAGGAGAATTTGTCACTGGTGTTAAAACACTTGATAAAGAACAACAGTCAAGCTATCCTTTATGAATACAAATAATGTCAAGATGTCAAAAAATGTTTACCCTCAGATTTTATGGGCACAAACTGAACTgaaatgtaaatactttgcagtcgtaatttattattattattatatatagaatGACCCAGTTATTACAATTATTGTCATTACCTAAAACTGAAAAATCATTACAAACAATTATCGTGGATTAAACCAGGTTTGCACAGTTTTGTGGTATTGTAGACTATTGAATTAGTTTGTACTGTAATAATGATAGTTACAGTAATGATTTCTGGTTGAAACATCATTAAACCTTAGTAAATAtaggaaaggaaaataaaaaaagttttttggcaAAGG
The sequence above is a segment of the Xyrauchen texanus isolate HMW12.3.18 chromosome 2, RBS_HiC_50CHRs, whole genome shotgun sequence genome. Coding sequences within it:
- the LOC127654893 gene encoding hyaluronan and proteoglycan link protein 3-like, with the protein product MAVLHPLLLILMNALLTRPAEIKFSNGFFYQDILRENNGDVHWFTGVKLKVASEVHSVFAMSGSNVTLPCWYWYEPPVSGPRQVRVKWSWFPSPEAQESDVLVAIGDRQRSFRDFKDRVFLQQEAPGDISLIITHVNLNDSGQYRCEVIDGLEDESSTVDLELRGVVYPYQPPFGHYRLTFTEAQKACEGQDSTVATFKQLVSAWQEGLDWCNAGWLADGTVHYPITQPRQACGGLNLNPGIRSYGSRHRRLNHYDVFCFSSFLRGKVYYLQHPQKLNFTEAVQACIEDGASIAKVGHLYAAWKFMRLDRCDAGWLADGSIRYPITNPRANCGPTEPGVRSFGFPSSRQKHGVYCYSAR